In Natronomonas halophila, one DNA window encodes the following:
- a CDS encoding PfkB family carbohydrate kinase, which produces MQLVTLGGAALRLTPPGRERLETAQRLDVSVTGPEANAAVAAGRLGAESTWLSRLPDGPLGRRVAAELRAHDVDVVAERADDRQGISFFERGASPRADARITDLAGEAVEELTLSNLSTAPIAEADTAYVTATTLQGPRALAESTAKFIQTAHENGARTAVGLLETDEWDDIESARDRLERVLPAVDVLIASASAVEAVFDRSGEPTQVTHALASEHGLDVVAMRRPHDAAAWQDSTVSELATVEVDAVDETGGADAFVGAFLAALADGTAKTALRSALAADALVQTTTGPMAAFNAAEVAEVAEDVKPT; this is translated from the coding sequence ATGCAACTCGTTACCCTCGGCGGCGCGGCGCTTCGCTTGACACCGCCGGGTCGCGAACGGCTCGAAACGGCCCAACGGCTCGACGTGAGCGTGACGGGGCCGGAGGCCAACGCCGCGGTCGCCGCGGGTCGTCTCGGCGCCGAGTCGACGTGGCTCTCCCGGCTTCCCGACGGCCCGCTCGGCCGGCGAGTCGCCGCGGAACTGCGCGCCCACGACGTCGATGTCGTCGCCGAACGGGCCGACGACCGGCAGGGAATCTCCTTCTTCGAGCGCGGGGCCTCCCCGCGTGCGGACGCCAGAATCACCGACCTGGCGGGCGAGGCCGTCGAGGAACTCACACTGTCGAACCTCTCGACGGCTCCCATCGCTGAGGCGGATACGGCCTACGTGACGGCGACGACGCTGCAGGGCCCGCGGGCGCTCGCGGAATCGACCGCGAAGTTCATCCAGACGGCCCACGAGAACGGCGCGAGGACGGCAGTCGGCCTGCTGGAGACCGACGAGTGGGACGACATCGAGTCGGCCCGTGACCGTCTGGAGCGGGTGTTGCCGGCCGTCGACGTCCTCATCGCCTCCGCTTCGGCGGTCGAGGCGGTCTTCGACCGCTCGGGGGAACCGACGCAGGTGACTCACGCGCTCGCGTCGGAACACGGCCTCGACGTGGTGGCGATGCGGCGCCCCCACGACGCCGCGGCGTGGCAGGATTCGACGGTCAGCGAACTCGCGACGGTCGAGGTGGACGCGGTCGACGAGACGGGCGGCGCCGACGCCTTCGTGGGGGCGTTCCTCGCGGCGCTTGCCGATGGCACGGCGAAAACCGCGCTTCGGTCGGCGCTGGCTGCCGACGCCCTCGTGCAGACGACGACGGGTCCGATGGCGGCGTTCAACGCCGCAGAAGTCGCCGAGGTTGCCGAGGACGTGAAGCCTACTTGA
- a CDS encoding AI-2E family transporter, producing MSSLRRRRYVLAGLLVGIGLIAVGILWAVVETVFFAITVAYVLYPLRQRLVDRSVPNRIASGIVTMVAFVAVVVLLAPIAWTLFRRRSAIIELLGNLPDELPIEAFGFTYVVDVVSLVNSTSEALRELAFSIAADSVFITLQLTLFTIVLYGLLLRPNAVGRAAFEITPPSYHDVIRALHNRIGGTLYALYIIQAATAVLTFPVALVVFFTLGYDDVFVLAVLSAILQFFPIVGPGMLAIALGGYDFLIGMTDRAIAVIVLGTVVIGVLPDILIRPRLATRQANLPASLYFVGFVGGVLTVGVIGIIAGPLIVALLVEMVDLLSERSGEIRD from the coding sequence CGGCTTGATCGCCGTCGGCATCCTCTGGGCGGTCGTCGAGACCGTCTTCTTCGCGATTACGGTCGCCTACGTCCTCTACCCCCTCCGTCAGCGCCTCGTCGACCGCAGCGTGCCGAACCGCATCGCCAGCGGTATCGTCACCATGGTCGCGTTCGTGGCCGTGGTCGTCCTGCTGGCGCCCATCGCGTGGACGCTGTTCCGCCGCCGCAGCGCCATCATCGAACTGCTCGGGAACCTCCCCGACGAACTGCCAATCGAAGCGTTCGGCTTTACCTACGTCGTCGACGTCGTCAGCCTCGTCAACAGCACGTCCGAGGCCCTCCGGGAGTTGGCCTTCTCGATTGCGGCCGATTCGGTCTTCATCACCCTCCAGTTGACGCTGTTTACCATCGTCCTCTACGGCCTGCTGTTGCGGCCCAACGCCGTCGGCCGGGCGGCTTTCGAAATCACGCCGCCGTCCTATCACGACGTCATCCGGGCGCTCCACAACCGGATCGGCGGCACCCTCTATGCCCTGTATATCATTCAGGCGGCGACGGCCGTCCTCACCTTCCCGGTCGCGCTGGTCGTCTTCTTCACGCTCGGCTACGACGATGTCTTCGTGCTGGCGGTGCTGTCGGCCATCCTCCAGTTCTTCCCCATCGTCGGCCCCGGCATGCTCGCTATCGCGCTCGGCGGCTACGATTTCCTCATCGGAATGACCGACCGGGCCATCGCCGTCATCGTGCTCGGGACGGTGGTTATCGGTGTCCTTCCGGACATCCTCATCCGCCCGCGGTTGGCGACGAGACAGGCGAACCTGCCGGCGAGCCTCTATTTCGTCGGCTTCGTCGGCGGCGTCCTGACCGTCGGCGTCATCGGCATCATCGCCGGCCCGCTCATCGTCGCGCTGCTGGTCGAGATGGTCGACCTGTTGAGCGAGCGGTCCGGCGAAATCCGGGACTGA
- a CDS encoding MATE family efflux transporter, producing the protein MKDRSVNVTDGDLFKPLLVLSAPIIGSQVLQVAYNLADTFWVGQLGADAVAALSYSWAIVFLMVSVGGGLTTAGTVLVSQHKGSGDFRQSHHVAGQTISFVTIVAVVFAAVGYVAAPYLLALIGATPGTAPHTFATDYTRVIFLGVVFMFWFFIFDALMRGWGDTRTPLYLMAGSATLNVVLDPFLILGFVDNPLFVWAGMEALQTQLFALTGFDGFGVMGAAIATVIARFFPAGIGMYLLLFGDVGLSPSPSDFLLKADTVKKILDIGAPTGAEQGMRAGGIAAMTAIIALAGDDAVAAYGIVNRLASLLFLPALGFARGTETVVGQNLGARQPERAKRAVLLAAATVSGAFLVVVTIAYPFAESITGVFLPPGEAASETVIEYGAAYIRIAGPAYVFLGVFQITLGGFRGSGSTRTAMLLSVQELWVFRIPLSFAFITVLGWGVIGVWYAVAISFVISALTTGAWFLRGTWTDNVVDPEDVDAPGDIEVADD; encoded by the coding sequence ATGAAAGACCGGTCGGTCAACGTCACCGACGGCGACCTCTTCAAACCCCTTCTGGTGCTGTCGGCACCCATCATCGGCTCGCAGGTCCTGCAGGTCGCCTACAACCTCGCCGACACCTTCTGGGTCGGCCAACTGGGCGCCGACGCCGTCGCCGCCCTCTCGTATTCGTGGGCCATCGTCTTCCTGATGGTCTCGGTCGGCGGCGGCCTCACCACCGCCGGGACCGTGCTGGTCTCCCAGCACAAGGGGTCGGGCGACTTCCGGCAGTCCCACCACGTCGCCGGCCAGACGATTTCCTTCGTTACCATCGTCGCCGTCGTCTTCGCCGCCGTCGGCTACGTCGCCGCGCCCTACCTGCTCGCGCTCATCGGCGCCACGCCGGGGACCGCACCCCACACCTTTGCCACCGACTACACCCGCGTCATCTTCCTCGGCGTCGTCTTCATGTTCTGGTTCTTCATCTTCGACGCACTGATGCGCGGCTGGGGCGACACCCGAACCCCGCTCTACCTGATGGCCGGCAGCGCGACGCTGAACGTCGTTTTGGACCCCTTCCTCATCCTCGGGTTCGTCGACAACCCCCTCTTCGTGTGGGCCGGCATGGAGGCCCTCCAGACCCAACTGTTCGCGCTGACCGGCTTCGATGGCTTCGGCGTCATGGGTGCGGCCATCGCCACCGTCATCGCCCGCTTCTTCCCGGCCGGCATCGGAATGTACCTCCTGCTGTTCGGCGACGTCGGCCTCTCGCCGTCGCCCAGCGACTTCCTCCTGAAGGCCGACACCGTCAAGAAAATCCTCGATATCGGCGCGCCGACCGGCGCCGAACAGGGGATGCGCGCCGGCGGCATCGCCGCGATGACCGCCATCATCGCACTGGCCGGCGACGACGCCGTCGCCGCCTACGGCATCGTCAACCGCCTCGCCTCCCTGCTCTTCCTGCCGGCGCTGGGCTTCGCCCGCGGCACCGAAACCGTCGTCGGCCAGAACCTCGGCGCCCGGCAACCCGAGCGCGCCAAACGCGCCGTCCTGCTCGCGGCCGCGACCGTTTCCGGGGCCTTCCTCGTCGTCGTCACCATCGCCTACCCCTTCGCCGAATCCATCACCGGCGTCTTCCTCCCGCCCGGCGAGGCCGCCTCCGAGACCGTCATCGAATACGGCGCCGCCTACATCCGCATCGCCGGCCCCGCCTACGTCTTTTTGGGCGTCTTCCAGATTACGCTGGGCGGCTTCCGCGGCTCCGGGTCGACCCGTACCGCGATGCTGCTGTCGGTCCAGGAGCTGTGGGTCTTCCGCATCCCGCTTTCCTTCGCGTTCATCACCGTCCTCGGCTGGGGCGTCATCGGCGTCTGGTACGCCGTCGCCATCTCCTTCGTCATCAGCGCGCTGACGACCGGCGCGTGGTTCCTCCGCGGTACCTGGACCGACAACGTCGTCGACCCCGAGGACGTCGACGCGCCCGGGGATATCGAGGTTGCGGACGACTAG
- a CDS encoding winged helix-turn-helix transcriptional regulator, whose amino-acid sequence MVSGTLYRRGICVAACVALAFLLAAAVPAPAAADHDTTSDRFDDNRTDDWGDHDYRETNATDAVSDRSILDRNTTHVDLVNGTVGNATVARALAEDLDGVSASDLMSDNGTVHERALQNLTAEEAEALANHSALSVNASVLLEFETDPQRAEERALDDSGDGAGSTPEETGNDADSTVGVVLDADIVPADRRMGLNARVLPGVAVPMTASSLGADPVAVNRTESTTANDASSSTGGTATRSGGSDETATQGAGSGETAETPTPDDSSEAADGTNATAGVFDAPTTLDGVLDSGAPLAPASLFAMGLLTVVTRPWVGFLSTGAVLFGDWLGRFGVLFRFGRSSSTDPLEHETRTLIHDHLQEVPGESLTELSETLDVPLSTLRHHLKVLEREGEIVSHKQRNRRRFYPLGAEHEALTAALAEDTSADIIETLRRRGSATVGEVVDAVDRSYSTVSYHLSRLAEDGLVVQRTEGRQTVSRLDSSVESHLGPTSEPESTEFSGRNGEATAD is encoded by the coding sequence GTGGTTTCGGGGACACTCTATCGACGGGGGATATGCGTAGCCGCCTGCGTAGCGCTGGCGTTCCTGCTCGCGGCGGCCGTCCCGGCGCCGGCCGCGGCGGATCACGACACGACGAGCGACCGCTTCGACGACAACCGGACCGACGACTGGGGAGACCACGACTACCGGGAGACGAACGCCACGGACGCCGTATCCGACCGGTCGATACTCGACCGGAACACGACCCACGTCGACCTCGTGAACGGTACCGTCGGGAACGCGACCGTAGCGAGAGCGCTGGCCGAGGACCTCGATGGCGTCTCCGCGTCGGACCTCATGAGCGACAACGGGACGGTCCACGAGCGCGCGCTCCAAAACCTCACGGCCGAGGAGGCCGAGGCGCTCGCGAACCATTCGGCCCTGTCGGTGAACGCGTCGGTGCTGCTCGAGTTCGAGACCGACCCACAGCGGGCCGAGGAGCGGGCACTCGACGACAGCGGCGACGGCGCCGGGTCGACTCCCGAGGAGACCGGCAACGACGCCGATTCGACGGTCGGTGTCGTCCTCGACGCCGACATCGTGCCGGCCGACCGGCGGATGGGACTGAACGCACGGGTGCTGCCGGGCGTGGCCGTGCCGATGACGGCATCGTCGCTGGGCGCTGACCCGGTCGCCGTCAACCGAACCGAATCCACAACCGCGAACGACGCCTCCTCGTCGACCGGCGGGACGGCTACGCGCTCCGGTGGCAGCGACGAAACGGCGACGCAGGGCGCCGGGAGCGGGGAGACCGCCGAGACACCGACGCCGGACGACTCGTCGGAAGCGGCCGACGGGACGAACGCCACGGCGGGTGTGTTCGACGCCCCGACGACGCTCGATGGCGTCCTCGATAGCGGGGCGCCGCTTGCACCCGCCTCGCTTTTCGCGATGGGTCTGCTGACGGTCGTGACGCGGCCGTGGGTCGGCTTCCTGTCGACGGGCGCCGTCCTGTTCGGCGACTGGCTGGGCCGATTCGGCGTCCTCTTCCGGTTCGGCCGGTCGTCCTCGACCGACCCGCTGGAACACGAGACCCGCACGCTGATTCACGACCATCTTCAGGAGGTGCCCGGGGAGAGCCTCACGGAACTATCGGAGACGCTCGACGTGCCGCTTTCGACGCTCAGACACCATCTCAAAGTGCTCGAACGCGAGGGCGAAATCGTCTCACACAAACAGCGCAACCGGCGTCGGTTCTACCCGCTGGGGGCGGAACACGAAGCGCTCACGGCCGCGCTCGCGGAGGACACCAGCGCGGACATCATCGAAACGCTTCGACGGCGCGGGTCGGCCACCGTTGGCGAGGTCGTCGACGCCGTCGACCGGAGTTACAGCACGGTTTCCTATCACCTCTCGCGGCTGGCCGAGGACGGCCTCGTCGTTCAGCGAACCGAGGGCAGACAGACGGTTTCTCGGCTCGATTCGTCGGTCGAATCCCATCTGGGGCCGACCTCCGAACCCGAATCGACGGAGTTCAGCGGGCGGAACGGCGAGGCCACCGCCGACTGA
- a CDS encoding S8 family serine peptidase: MSGQPNDDSGFSRRTFLQASGTLVGAGLLGAGVAGTAAADIDPLDERLLNWRVAEAKKVWEKGYRGRPDRTLGITDSGVAARHPDLGPWNGLRISPDGDGGIDLSSVEESTEQVPVTEATTVETLTFSGQVAGTSVENLSSAETATFSIDPQGGDSVIGYQIDATLSWNVNTPEAQLSSVRATLQREADGEFVAVETLGTTYVDDVRSENVIEATIEVEAGETYRFLVEPTRGVAAWDIEAALQTVADTGETELATVYETTGFEGDVLPAENAAIDGQTPKTVAWYSETDSYGSFDVPRDQNGHGSHVSGIMTATGRASTIDPDRTEMHEENATLLPTDFLEYEVTARAGTSVFASGIGQGVVIEIVHDGETIHESPLRFDSIIADAPTVHEAGEATYTVRVKPVETEAALPAAEQAQAGNPLAGRLEKIAVGAYRHPAETDGDRTEDDTTVHGGVAPNFSLAGFQGLSGPAEDLGDIAADVRDTLNLRAVNMSWGPLLGLPLSAFGALPSTAPAIRSMADAGILTVAAAGNSWTPANGNGEPAAVGEAISVVATDPFDGITGYSSGGIGQLNENQDGFDFKPDVTAPGGDIKPDALVTVLLGLPGSLAPIDVPSVGTPTPDNVELVRATANPDPGADIASIDGATTDDTTLARDHRSIGGTSMASPYVCGVAGLVAQAMEEDAPDSIALPEPGPEMGHEETMRLKQVILSTASTTAFTAAPYHNAQLVPSPAGYTHGERDPYEGYGRVNPDAAVDAVTRDLLGADISLGDEQTSVTHEETVGLDVPFDSRAVAGFVEVPGGDLTASVAFDSYGGGNAGLAKGDPHIDLFVYDAENPTDVGEPNILDSAVGANGTAEVSVSVDRGDATDPTERTLFVVAKLVNVPGAINGQDVQAHFDLDVTFSPADSFPLPSFQATGSRTTDSTVVTGRQANRVRLTVTDLDGEAVIRDRFPSDWNLLPFGEGTESEDGVVEFDANPETDGVTPVTTTDVEGDKEVTFTYFVEPPAGLENSNLESYGPAIADIVDDGSFRQGTVEFAGTDDVVLFGADV, encoded by the coding sequence ATGAGTGGACAGCCCAACGACGATTCCGGGTTCTCCCGTCGGACGTTCCTCCAGGCGTCGGGGACGCTCGTCGGGGCCGGGTTGCTCGGTGCCGGCGTGGCCGGTACCGCCGCTGCGGATATCGACCCGCTGGACGAACGGCTCCTGAACTGGCGCGTCGCGGAAGCCAAGAAAGTCTGGGAGAAGGGGTATCGTGGCCGTCCGGACCGGACGCTCGGCATCACCGACTCCGGGGTCGCCGCCCGCCATCCCGACCTCGGGCCCTGGAACGGACTGCGTATCAGCCCCGACGGCGATGGCGGTATCGACCTGTCCTCCGTCGAGGAATCGACCGAGCAGGTTCCGGTCACCGAGGCGACCACCGTCGAGACGCTGACGTTCAGCGGTCAGGTCGCCGGAACGAGCGTCGAGAACCTCTCCAGCGCCGAGACGGCGACGTTCAGTATCGACCCACAGGGCGGCGACTCGGTCATCGGTTACCAGATCGACGCCACCCTGAGTTGGAACGTCAACACGCCCGAAGCACAACTTTCGAGCGTTCGCGCGACGCTCCAGCGCGAGGCCGACGGCGAGTTCGTCGCCGTCGAGACCCTCGGAACGACCTACGTCGACGACGTTCGTTCGGAGAACGTCATCGAGGCGACCATCGAGGTCGAGGCCGGCGAGACGTATCGGTTCCTCGTCGAACCGACCCGCGGCGTCGCCGCCTGGGACATCGAGGCGGCCCTTCAGACCGTCGCAGATACGGGTGAGACCGAACTCGCCACCGTCTACGAGACGACCGGCTTCGAGGGCGACGTCCTGCCCGCCGAGAACGCGGCCATCGACGGCCAGACGCCCAAGACCGTCGCCTGGTACAGCGAGACCGACTCCTACGGGTCGTTCGACGTGCCTCGCGACCAGAACGGTCACGGCTCACACGTCTCGGGTATCATGACCGCGACCGGCCGCGCGTCGACTATCGACCCCGACCGCACCGAGATGCACGAGGAGAACGCGACGCTGCTGCCGACCGATTTCCTCGAATACGAGGTCACCGCCCGCGCCGGCACGAGCGTCTTCGCCAGCGGAATCGGCCAGGGCGTCGTCATCGAAATCGTCCACGACGGCGAGACGATCCACGAATCGCCGCTTCGATTCGACTCCATCATCGCCGACGCCCCGACCGTCCACGAGGCGGGCGAGGCAACCTACACCGTCCGGGTGAAACCGGTCGAGACCGAGGCGGCACTCCCCGCCGCCGAGCAGGCTCAGGCCGGCAATCCGCTGGCCGGCCGGCTGGAAAAAATCGCCGTCGGGGCGTACAGGCATCCGGCGGAGACGGATGGTGACCGGACCGAGGACGACACCACGGTCCACGGCGGCGTCGCGCCGAACTTTAGCCTCGCCGGGTTCCAGGGCCTCAGCGGCCCCGCCGAGGACCTCGGGGACATCGCCGCCGACGTTCGCGATACGCTCAATCTCCGTGCGGTCAACATGTCGTGGGGGCCGCTGCTCGGGCTGCCGTTGAGTGCCTTCGGCGCGCTGCCGAGCACGGCACCGGCCATTCGGAGCATGGCCGATGCCGGCATCCTCACGGTCGCGGCGGCGGGCAACTCCTGGACGCCGGCCAACGGCAACGGGGAGCCGGCGGCGGTCGGCGAGGCGATTTCGGTCGTCGCGACCGACCCCTTCGACGGCATTACCGGCTACTCCTCGGGCGGTATCGGCCAACTCAACGAGAACCAGGACGGCTTTGACTTCAAGCCGGACGTGACGGCGCCGGGCGGTGATATCAAACCCGACGCGCTCGTGACGGTCCTGCTCGGCCTGCCGGGGTCGCTCGCGCCGATTGACGTGCCCAGCGTCGGCACCCCGACCCCTGACAACGTCGAGTTGGTGCGTGCGACCGCTAATCCGGATCCCGGCGCGGATATCGCCAGTATCGACGGGGCGACGACCGACGACACGACGCTCGCCCGTGACCACCGCTCCATCGGTGGCACGTCGATGGCCTCGCCGTACGTCTGCGGCGTAGCAGGACTGGTCGCACAGGCGATGGAGGAGGACGCGCCCGACTCGATTGCACTGCCCGAACCCGGCCCGGAGATGGGCCACGAGGAGACCATGCGGCTGAAACAGGTCATCCTGTCGACGGCATCGACGACGGCCTTCACCGCTGCGCCGTACCACAACGCCCAGTTGGTGCCGAGTCCGGCGGGCTACACCCACGGCGAGCGTGACCCCTACGAGGGCTACGGTCGCGTCAATCCCGACGCCGCCGTCGACGCGGTTACGCGCGACCTGCTCGGTGCCGACATCTCCCTCGGCGACGAGCAGACCAGCGTCACCCACGAGGAGACCGTCGGCCTCGACGTGCCCTTCGATTCGCGGGCCGTCGCGGGCTTCGTCGAGGTACCGGGCGGCGACCTGACCGCCTCCGTGGCGTTCGATTCCTACGGCGGCGGCAACGCCGGACTCGCCAAGGGCGACCCCCACATCGACCTGTTCGTCTACGACGCCGAGAACCCGACCGACGTCGGCGAACCGAACATCCTCGACAGCGCCGTCGGGGCCAACGGGACCGCCGAGGTGTCGGTCAGCGTCGACCGTGGCGACGCCACGGACCCGACCGAGCGGACGCTGTTCGTCGTCGCGAAACTCGTCAACGTCCCCGGCGCCATCAACGGCCAGGACGTGCAGGCGCACTTCGACCTCGACGTGACGTTCAGTCCCGCGGATAGCTTCCCGCTGCCGAGTTTCCAGGCGACGGGTAGCCGCACGACCGACAGCACCGTCGTGACCGGCCGACAGGCCAACCGCGTCCGACTCACCGTCACGGACCTCGACGGCGAGGCGGTCATCCGCGACCGCTTCCCCAGCGACTGGAACCTACTCCCGTTCGGGGAGGGAACCGAAAGCGAGGATGGGGTCGTCGAGTTCGACGCCAACCCCGAGACCGACGGTGTCACCCCCGTCACGACCACCGACGTCGAGGGCGACAAGGAGGTCACCTTCACCTACTTCGTCGAACCGCCGGCAGGTCTCGAAAACTCGAACCTCGAAAGCTACGGCCCGGCCATCGCCGACATCGTCGACGACGGGTCGTTCCGGCAGGGGACTGTCGAGTTCGCCGGCACCGACGACGTCGTTCTGTTCGGCGCCGACGTCTGA
- the htpX gene encoding zinc metalloprotease HtpX gives MEWQTDWNLRARMGVTMFLLFALYLVFVGVLTLYFDNLLFAALLLGAFSLVQFFFSGKLALRSMGAKTVSEDEYPQLHAQVSRLSQQADLPKPTVAVADSRTPNAFATGRSPKSGVVCVTTGLLDTLDDEELEGVLAHELAHIKNRDVAVMTIASFLSTIAFLIVRWGWLFGGRGRNQAPLFVAIIVSLLVWVISFLLIRALSRYREFAADRGAAAITGNPAALASALMKISGRMDKVPEEDLREQAEMNAFFIIPISKGFIGSLARTHPPTEKRIEELRKLERQAET, from the coding sequence ATGGAATGGCAGACCGACTGGAACCTCCGGGCCCGGATGGGCGTGACGATGTTCCTGCTGTTTGCGCTCTATCTGGTCTTCGTCGGCGTCCTGACGCTGTATTTCGATAACCTGCTGTTTGCAGCCCTCCTGCTCGGGGCCTTCTCGCTCGTGCAGTTCTTCTTCAGCGGCAAGCTCGCCCTGCGGTCGATGGGCGCAAAGACGGTCAGCGAAGACGAGTACCCACAACTCCACGCGCAGGTCTCGCGGCTCTCACAGCAGGCCGACCTGCCGAAACCCACCGTCGCCGTCGCCGATAGCCGGACGCCCAACGCCTTCGCGACCGGCCGGTCGCCGAAAAGCGGCGTCGTCTGCGTGACCACCGGCCTGCTCGACACCCTCGACGACGAGGAACTGGAGGGCGTGCTGGCCCACGAACTCGCCCACATCAAGAACCGCGACGTGGCGGTGATGACGATCGCCTCGTTCCTCTCGACGATCGCTTTCCTCATCGTCCGGTGGGGGTGGCTCTTCGGCGGCCGTGGGCGGAATCAGGCGCCGCTTTTCGTCGCCATCATCGTCTCGCTTCTGGTGTGGGTTATCTCCTTCCTGCTCATCCGCGCGCTCTCGCGGTACCGGGAGTTCGCCGCCGACCGCGGGGCGGCCGCGATTACGGGCAACCCCGCGGCGCTGGCGTCGGCCCTGATGAAAATCTCGGGGCGGATGGACAAGGTGCCCGAGGAGGACCTCCGCGAGCAGGCCGAGATGAACGCGTTCTTCATCATCCCGATTTCCAAGGGGTTCATCGGCTCGCTCGCCCGAACCCACCCGCCGACCGAAAAGCGCATCGAGGAACTGCGAAAGTTAGAGCGGCAGGCCGAAACGTAA
- the ggt gene encoding gamma-glutamyltransferase produces MDKPSVDAFGSRRSTLRGPNGAVATSQPLAAQAGLRTLQDGGNAFDAAVATAAALNVTEPTSTGLGGDAFMLYKSADGEVGAMRACGGAPANATREKVREAVADEQGIDPSEAEMPRTGAHAVTVPGTARGWEATVEEFGYLDLAEVLQPAIDYATDGYPVTEVIADAWTQGEDLFEDAHAREQYLVDGERAPEPGETVRLENLGESLQAIAEEGADVVYEGYIAEAIAEEVQSHGGFLTVEDLANFEVEFPDPVSTTYGDAEVYELPPNNQGLIALEALNIAEELGASDYDADSAARVHYLAEAMKRAFHDGHRYITDPDFEEIPPLGSKEWARERAESVGETASDVSFGVPDSHAEDSAGHGPADPREPNVPEDADTVLLCVGDDEGNVVSFINSRFAGFGSGLVAGRTGIALQNRGASFSLDDDHPNRLEPEKRPFHTLIPGILKRGAEDWSAFGVMGGYMQPQGHLQTLVGMLDDDLTLQEALDRPRWRYREDGRLAVEARMPTDVQNGLRRRGHDVEVLLPGMFGGAQVVRNEDGSLSGATEPRKDGTVEVW; encoded by the coding sequence ATGGACAAGCCATCTGTCGACGCGTTCGGCTCCCGGCGGTCGACGCTCCGGGGACCGAACGGCGCGGTCGCAACGAGCCAGCCGCTGGCGGCGCAGGCGGGCCTCCGCACGCTGCAGGACGGCGGCAACGCCTTCGACGCCGCGGTCGCGACGGCAGCGGCGCTGAACGTCACCGAACCCACCTCGACGGGGCTCGGCGGTGACGCCTTCATGCTGTACAAGAGCGCGGACGGCGAGGTCGGCGCGATGCGGGCCTGCGGCGGTGCGCCCGCCAACGCGACCCGCGAGAAGGTCCGCGAGGCCGTCGCCGACGAACAGGGCATCGACCCAAGCGAGGCCGAGATGCCCCGCACGGGCGCCCACGCGGTGACCGTCCCCGGCACCGCCCGCGGCTGGGAGGCCACCGTCGAGGAGTTCGGCTACCTCGACCTCGCCGAGGTCCTCCAGCCGGCCATCGACTACGCGACGGACGGCTATCCGGTCACCGAGGTCATCGCCGACGCGTGGACGCAGGGCGAAGACCTGTTCGAGGACGCCCACGCCCGCGAGCAGTACCTCGTCGACGGCGAGCGCGCACCCGAACCCGGCGAGACGGTCCGCCTCGAAAACCTCGGCGAGTCGCTACAGGCTATTGCCGAAGAGGGCGCGGACGTGGTTTACGAGGGCTACATCGCCGAAGCAATCGCCGAGGAGGTCCAGAGCCACGGCGGCTTCCTGACCGTCGAGGACCTCGCGAACTTCGAGGTGGAGTTCCCCGACCCCGTCTCGACGACCTACGGCGACGCCGAAGTCTACGAACTCCCGCCGAACAATCAGGGCCTCATCGCGCTGGAAGCCTTAAATATCGCCGAGGAGTTGGGCGCCAGCGACTACGACGCCGATTCAGCGGCACGCGTCCATTACCTCGCCGAGGCGATGAAACGGGCCTTCCACGACGGCCACCGCTACATCACCGACCCGGATTTCGAGGAGATTCCGCCGCTCGGTTCGAAGGAGTGGGCCCGCGAGCGCGCCGAAAGCGTCGGCGAGACGGCCTCTGATGTCTCCTTCGGCGTCCCCGATTCCCACGCCGAGGATAGCGCGGGACATGGTCCCGCTGACCCTCGGGAACCGAACGTTCCCGAGGACGCCGATACGGTCCTGCTCTGTGTCGGCGACGACGAGGGCAACGTCGTCTCCTTCATCAACTCCCGCTTTGCGGGTTTCGGCAGCGGCCTCGTCGCCGGTCGGACGGGCATCGCCCTCCAGAACCGCGGGGCCTCCTTCTCGCTGGACGACGACCACCCCAACCGGCTGGAACCCGAAAAGCGGCCGTTCCACACGCTGATTCCCGGCATCCTCAAGCGCGGCGCCGAGGACTGGTCGGCCTTCGGCGTCATGGGCGGCTACATGCAACCGCAGGGACACCTCCAGACGCTCGTCGGGATGCTCGACGATGACCTGACGCTGCAGGAGGCGCTGGACCGCCCGCGCTGGCGCTACCGCGAGGATGGCCGCCTCGCCGTCGAAGCCCGGATGCCGACCGACGTCCAGAACGGCCTCCGGCGCCGCGGCCACGACGTCGAAGTGCTGCTACCGGGCATGTTCGGCGGCGCGCAGGTGGTCCGGAACGAGGACGGGTCCCTGTCGGGAGCCACCGAACCGCGAAAGGACGGGACGGTCGAGGTCTGGTAA